In Coriobacteriaceae bacterium, a single window of DNA contains:
- a CDS encoding diacylglycerol kinase family protein produces MRCLIIHNPASGPSSDEIYAFTHALAQGGDEVVMRFIGDGMEPEDAVADVREFDRVVVSGGDGTVSNVLDQMRGCGVPTLVFPSGTACLFFNNIGNAPEAAALAKACRDGRTVKVDMGELFWLDENGNEKRHGFIIIAGSGFDAEIMMKAAPTKNDIGEIAYFLSALATPNPTVAHFTIEHDGIVEELDGICCMAGNTSVIQNDINLFPNCRMDDGMVDIVVIEPVRTMQLLPTVITAALDPAGKVLGRPQFKIIQTKEAKITCTPSLGMQFDGEIISSNSGVFGARALPQCLDLIVDDFSPLGK; encoded by the coding sequence ATGCGCTGCCTTATCATCCACAACCCGGCATCGGGCCCCAGCTCAGATGAAATCTACGCGTTCACGCACGCCCTCGCGCAGGGCGGCGACGAGGTCGTGATGCGTTTTATCGGCGATGGCATGGAGCCCGAGGACGCGGTAGCGGACGTTCGCGAGTTCGATCGCGTGGTCGTTTCGGGCGGCGACGGCACCGTCTCCAACGTGCTCGACCAGATGCGCGGGTGCGGTGTCCCCACGCTTGTCTTCCCCTCCGGCACGGCCTGCCTGTTCTTTAACAACATCGGCAATGCCCCCGAGGCGGCGGCACTCGCCAAGGCTTGCCGCGACGGCCGCACGGTCAAAGTGGACATGGGTGAGCTCTTTTGGCTCGACGAGAACGGCAACGAGAAGCGCCACGGCTTTATCATCATCGCCGGCTCGGGCTTCGACGCCGAGATCATGATGAAGGCCGCTCCCACCAAAAACGACATTGGCGAGATCGCCTACTTCCTCTCCGCGCTCGCCACGCCCAACCCCACGGTGGCGCACTTTACCATTGAGCACGACGGCATTGTCGAGGAGCTCGACGGCATCTGCTGCATGGCAGGCAATACCTCGGTCATCCAAAACGACATCAACCTGTTCCCCAACTGCCGCATGGACGACGGCATGGTCGACATCGTCGTTATTGAGCCCGTGCGCACGATGCAGCTGCTCCCCACGGTAATTACCGCCGCGCTCGACCCCGCTGGCAAAGTGCTCGGCCGTCCGCAGTTTAAGATCATCCAGACCAAGGAAGCCAAGATCACCTGCACGCCATCGCTGGGTATGCAGTTCGATGGAGAGATCATCTCCAGCAACTCCGGCGTCTTTGGCGCTCGCGCGCTGCCGCAATGTCTCGACCTCATCGTCGACGATTTTTCACCGCTCGGAAAATAG
- a CDS encoding energy-coupling factor transporter ATPase, protein METIINVDDVSFSYGTQTEQALSHVSLSVNKGDFIGIIGPSGAGKSTLVACLSGAVPHHYTGAFYGSVLVDGHDTCEVSLTDISQIVGSVLQDIDTQMVASVVEDEMLFGLENFGVPHDQIEQRLCETLKTVGISDLRDREIATLSGGQKQKVAIAAILAMRPRVLVLDEPTAALDPASSTLVFETLREANRALGITIVVVEQKVALLSEYCNRVLVLDHGQIALQGEPHEVFARTDELRTIGVDCPRVTRIFNSLEADGLVSGTPCLDVDEAERLITEIVDPDRATSDTQAPAGSPHAPSLRPHAKDAEPVLTFDHVEFSYPHGGAAVHDLNLTLYPGELVGIVGQNGAGKTTLTKLLTGLLKPASGSVRVTGLDTASVPTSRIAREVATLFQNPDRQICKDTVLDEVAFGLELAGIDRAEALRRAQLVIDRFGLPADEAPFSLSRGQRQMVALASVVVIEPKIVVLDEPTSGLDYRECMTVMETVRTMAERGCAVIMVCHDMEVVSDFAERIVVMANGRILDRGRTHELFSNIELMQRAYVEPPQVIELSRRLASTVSPSFTQVSEVTDIVRITEEMVRRG, encoded by the coding sequence ATGGAAACGATCATCAATGTCGACGATGTCTCGTTCTCCTATGGCACGCAAACCGAGCAGGCGCTCAGCCACGTTTCGCTTAGCGTGAACAAGGGAGATTTCATCGGCATCATCGGGCCCTCGGGTGCCGGTAAGTCCACACTTGTCGCCTGCCTGTCGGGCGCCGTGCCTCACCACTACACCGGCGCCTTTTATGGCTCCGTGTTAGTTGACGGCCACGACACCTGCGAGGTCTCACTCACCGACATATCGCAAATCGTCGGTAGCGTGTTGCAAGACATTGACACGCAGATGGTCGCTTCGGTCGTTGAGGATGAGATGCTCTTTGGTCTCGAGAACTTTGGCGTTCCGCATGACCAGATCGAGCAGCGCTTGTGCGAGACGCTTAAGACCGTCGGCATTAGCGACCTGCGCGACCGCGAGATCGCCACCCTCTCGGGTGGCCAAAAGCAAAAGGTAGCTATCGCCGCCATCCTCGCCATGCGTCCGCGCGTCTTAGTGCTCGATGAGCCAACCGCAGCACTCGACCCCGCCAGTTCCACCTTGGTCTTCGAGACGCTGCGCGAGGCAAACCGCGCGCTCGGCATCACCATCGTCGTCGTTGAGCAAAAGGTCGCTCTGCTTTCGGAGTACTGCAACCGTGTGTTGGTGCTCGATCACGGCCAGATCGCGCTGCAAGGTGAGCCGCACGAGGTCTTCGCACGCACCGACGAGCTTCGCACCATCGGCGTCGATTGTCCGCGCGTCACGCGCATCTTCAACAGTCTCGAGGCCGATGGCTTGGTAAGCGGCACGCCCTGTCTGGATGTCGACGAGGCAGAACGCCTGATAACGGAAATCGTCGACCCCGACCGTGCGACAAGCGATACCCAGGCGCCCGCAGGCTCCCCGCACGCGCCGTCGCTGCGCCCGCATGCGAAAGACGCCGAGCCGGTGCTCACCTTTGACCATGTCGAGTTTTCCTACCCCCATGGAGGCGCCGCCGTCCACGACCTCAACTTGACGCTCTACCCCGGCGAGCTCGTGGGCATTGTCGGCCAAAACGGAGCCGGCAAAACCACGCTCACCAAACTGCTCACGGGTTTGCTCAAGCCCGCATCGGGCAGCGTACGCGTTACGGGCTTGGACACGGCATCGGTTCCCACGAGCCGCATCGCACGCGAAGTGGCAACGCTTTTCCAGAACCCCGACCGCCAAATCTGCAAAGACACCGTGCTCGACGAGGTCGCCTTTGGTCTAGAGCTTGCCGGCATCGACCGCGCCGAAGCCCTGCGTCGCGCCCAGCTGGTCATCGACCGCTTTGGCCTGCCCGCCGACGAGGCACCGTTCTCGCTGTCACGCGGCCAGCGCCAGATGGTGGCGCTGGCATCCGTTGTAGTGATCGAGCCCAAGATCGTGGTGCTCGACGAACCCACGAGCGGCCTGGACTACCGCGAGTGCATGACCGTCATGGAAACGGTGCGCACCATGGCAGAGCGCGGTTGCGCCGTCATCATGGTCTGTCACGACATGGAAGTCGTTTCCGACTTTGCCGAGCGCATCGTGGTGATGGCCAACGGTCGCATCCTCGACCGCGGCCGCACGCACGAGCTATTCTCGAACATCGAACTCATGCAGCGTGCCTACGTTGAGCCGCCCCAGGTCATCGAACTCTCGCGCCGTCTGGCATCCACCGTCTCGCCCTCCTTTACGCAGGTGAGTGAGGTCACTGATATCGTTCGCATTACCGAGGAGATGGTCCGCCGTGGTTAA
- a CDS encoding energy-coupling factor transporter transmembrane protein EcfT, producing MVNVIDYMPGDTLLHRLNPVIKLGLAAAIIIGIFLSDTYVALLGFLALTLALGAYAGVVDRLLALLKLLIPLALIMLVLQLAFMRDGNVVWGFVTDTGLITGSKACLRLLGVALPLILMLMVTKLNDLANACVEVLHVPYRYAFTFTTALRFVPVFGQEMNAIMEAQTARGVEYDTKNPIKKLKLMLPLCVPLLISSVGKTDSTALAAEQRGFYLRTRASSYKRYPIKGLDVAILIVSIALIVFGFLF from the coding sequence GTGGTTAACGTCATCGACTACATGCCGGGCGACACGCTGCTACACCGCCTGAACCCCGTCATCAAACTGGGCCTCGCCGCCGCCATCATCATCGGCATTTTCTTGTCCGACACCTATGTGGCACTGCTGGGCTTTCTGGCACTCACGCTCGCGCTGGGAGCCTACGCCGGCGTCGTCGACCGCCTGCTCGCGCTGCTCAAGCTACTGATTCCGCTCGCGCTCATCATGCTGGTACTGCAGCTGGCTTTTATGCGCGATGGCAACGTGGTGTGGGGCTTCGTTACCGACACTGGTCTCATCACCGGTTCCAAGGCCTGCCTGCGCCTGCTGGGCGTGGCGCTTCCACTCATCCTGATGCTCATGGTGACCAAGCTCAACGACCTTGCCAACGCCTGCGTGGAGGTGTTGCACGTGCCGTATCGCTACGCCTTCACCTTTACCACAGCGCTGCGCTTTGTGCCGGTGTTTGGCCAGGAGATGAACGCCATCATGGAGGCGCAGACCGCACGCGGCGTCGAGTATGACACCAAGAACCCCATCAAGAAGCTTAAGCTCATGCTGCCGCTGTGCGTGCCGCTACTGATCTCGAGCGTGGGTAAAACCGATTCCACGGCCTTAGCGGCCGAGCAGCGCGGCTTCTACCTGCGCACGCGCGCGAGCTCGTACAAGCGCTACCCCATCAAGGGCCTAGACGTTGCCATACTTATTGTTAGCATTGCCCTCATCGTTTTTGGCTTCTTGTTCTAA
- a CDS encoding C69 family dipeptidase, which yields MRFTHPVNTLKKLGCGLAFGAAAIMAMPTSALACTQIYMGSQLTADGNTYYGRSEDFGPRYIKHFGIEPAHKDGSKYTSVESGFEYKSKGATYRYTFVRDNPSQWEDRYDAYSEAGINEKGVSCSATLSTSYNEKAEEADPVTEETGIGEYNYASVILGESATAREGVELLGSLIDEQGVCSNDQIIIADNNETWLFAALSGHQWIAMRLTDDIASLNPNIGNLTYDVDLDDTENCLHSEGIESMPKEKGFAEYTDGKFDVAKTYGEEISEAGMHQWSRYVQGRDYFMAPLAEGTDYEIVKDEREDARATTGALVHEMQPLFFQPGKSDWNTFEMIRSFAARGENVAGLNANTDGAYAIGSNRNTEIHTFQIRHGMDPEIATIQWEMLSNAEFSVAIPLYSALLTEVSPYFSDQDVSFDHCEEEDVVNNEEPKNSINYVLMDINTLAYENRDSCATGVRAYLDALQKELIEQNLTVDEAMQAAEDNEARTALANKAGKAATKNTYVKCKAMLEEMRDYLKEGDFSEEFVPSDYDADNDCLVESITYADEALSDKDVAEPEAEEEATEEKSEGNNMAAMAVGAVVIIGVCGFVLYRRKKA from the coding sequence ATGAGGTTTACTCATCCTGTCAACACGCTCAAGAAGCTCGGCTGCGGCCTTGCATTTGGAGCAGCGGCCATTATGGCCATGCCGACTTCGGCGCTCGCTTGCACCCAGATCTACATGGGCAGCCAGCTCACGGCAGACGGCAACACGTACTACGGACGCTCCGAGGACTTCGGCCCGCGCTACATCAAGCACTTTGGCATCGAGCCCGCACACAAGGACGGCAGCAAGTACACCTCGGTCGAGTCCGGCTTTGAGTACAAGTCCAAGGGCGCAACCTACCGCTACACCTTCGTTCGCGACAACCCCTCTCAGTGGGAAGATCGTTACGACGCATATTCCGAGGCTGGCATCAACGAAAAGGGCGTTTCCTGCTCTGCCACGCTGAGCACCTCCTATAACGAGAAGGCAGAGGAAGCCGACCCCGTCACCGAGGAGACCGGCATCGGCGAGTACAACTACGCCAGCGTCATTCTGGGCGAGAGCGCCACGGCCCGTGAGGGTGTCGAGCTCCTCGGCAGCCTGATTGACGAGCAGGGCGTCTGCTCCAACGACCAGATCATCATTGCCGACAACAACGAGACCTGGTTGTTTGCAGCGCTTTCCGGCCACCAGTGGATCGCTATGAGGCTCACCGACGATATTGCCTCACTCAACCCCAACATCGGCAACCTCACCTATGACGTCGACCTCGACGACACCGAGAACTGCCTCCACTCCGAGGGCATCGAGTCCATGCCTAAGGAGAAGGGCTTTGCCGAGTACACCGACGGCAAGTTCGACGTCGCCAAGACCTACGGCGAGGAGATTAGCGAGGCCGGTATGCACCAGTGGTCGCGCTATGTCCAGGGCCGCGATTACTTCATGGCTCCGCTTGCTGAGGGCACCGACTATGAGATCGTCAAGGACGAGCGCGAAGACGCTCGTGCGACGACCGGCGCCCTGGTCCACGAGATGCAGCCGCTGTTCTTCCAGCCCGGCAAGTCCGACTGGAACACCTTTGAGATGATTCGTTCCTTCGCCGCTCGCGGCGAGAATGTCGCCGGCCTCAACGCCAACACCGACGGCGCCTATGCCATCGGCTCCAACCGCAACACCGAGATCCACACCTTCCAGATCCGTCACGGCATGGACCCCGAAATCGCGACCATCCAGTGGGAGATGCTCTCCAACGCCGAGTTCTCCGTCGCTATCCCCCTCTATTCCGCACTGCTCACCGAGGTCAGCCCCTACTTCAGCGATCAGGATGTCTCCTTCGATCACTGTGAAGAGGAAGACGTCGTGAACAACGAGGAGCCCAAGAACTCCATCAACTACGTCCTCATGGACATCAACACGCTCGCCTATGAGAACCGCGACAGCTGCGCCACCGGCGTCCGCGCCTATCTCGACGCCCTGCAGAAGGAGCTCATTGAACAGAACCTGACCGTCGACGAGGCCATGCAGGCCGCCGAGGACAACGAGGCCCGCACCGCCCTGGCCAACAAGGCCGGCAAGGCAGCGACCAAGAACACCTACGTCAAGTGCAAGGCCATGCTCGAGGAGATGCGCGACTACCTCAAGGAGGGCGACTTCTCCGAGGAGTTCGTCCCGAGTGACTACGATGCCGACAACGACTGCCTGGTCGAGTCCATCACCTACGCCGACGAGGCTCTCTCCGATAAGGACGTTGCCGAGCCCGAGGCTGAGGAAGAGGCGACCGAGGAGAAGTCCGAGGGCAACAACATGGCCGCCATGGCCGTTGGCGCCGTCGTCATCATCGGTGTCTGCGGCTTCGTGCTTTATCGTCGCAAGAAGGCCTAA
- the rnd gene encoding ribonuclease D: MYISTHQALVDFCQRAREFDAIAVDTEFLRERTFHPRLCLVQIATPAESVAVDPLVIDDLSPLAELMADEGVVKVFHACSQDMEVMLHTVGALPRPIFDTQVAAAFLGERQQISYGALVQTFCGVSLPKTESLTDWSRRPLSDKQIEYAIDDVKYLIVAYTEMMSRLRELGRVDWVLDELRPLADESHYRADRHEAFRKVKRINSCSRHQLGIARELAAWREDRAERRNIPRKWVMSDDTLLALVKRNPVRVEEFRSIRGTDQLGERDVDGALMAIKRGASCPHDRLPLMVRGHRQISPELESVTDLMYALIRLVAERSGVATSVIASRDDLADYIEHPEQSRLREGWRFELVGSRLDDLLSGNMGLTVKDGKIELL, translated from the coding sequence ATGTACATTTCCACACATCAGGCTCTGGTCGACTTTTGCCAGCGCGCCCGCGAGTTCGACGCGATCGCCGTCGATACCGAGTTTTTGCGCGAGCGCACGTTTCATCCGCGCCTGTGCCTGGTCCAGATTGCCACCCCCGCCGAGAGTGTCGCTGTCGATCCGCTGGTGATCGACGACCTGTCGCCGCTTGCCGAGCTTATGGCCGACGAGGGCGTGGTCAAGGTATTCCATGCTTGCTCACAGGACATGGAAGTTATGCTCCATACCGTGGGCGCACTGCCGCGACCGATTTTTGACACGCAGGTTGCCGCCGCCTTTTTGGGCGAGCGCCAGCAGATTTCGTATGGTGCGCTCGTTCAGACGTTCTGCGGCGTATCACTGCCCAAGACCGAGTCGCTGACCGATTGGTCGCGCCGCCCGCTGAGCGATAAGCAGATCGAGTACGCGATCGATGACGTCAAGTACTTAATCGTCGCCTATACCGAGATGATGAGCCGCCTGCGTGAGCTGGGCCGCGTGGACTGGGTGCTCGACGAGTTGCGTCCTTTGGCCGACGAGTCGCACTACCGCGCCGACCGCCATGAGGCATTCCGCAAGGTCAAACGCATCAACTCGTGTAGCCGTCATCAGCTGGGCATTGCGCGCGAGCTTGCCGCTTGGCGCGAGGACCGCGCCGAGCGTCGCAACATCCCGCGCAAGTGGGTCATGTCCGACGATACGCTGCTGGCCCTGGTTAAGCGCAATCCCGTGCGTGTCGAGGAGTTCCGTAGCATCCGCGGTACCGACCAGCTGGGGGAGCGCGACGTGGATGGCGCGTTGATGGCCATCAAGCGCGGCGCAAGCTGTCCGCACGATCGCCTGCCGCTCATGGTGCGCGGGCATCGCCAGATTTCGCCGGAGCTTGAGAGCGTGACGGATCTCATGTACGCGCTCATCCGCCTGGTTGCCGAGCGCTCGGGCGTGGCGACCTCGGTCATTGCCTCGCGCGATGACCTGGCCGACTACATTGAGCATCCTGAGCAAAGCCGTTTGCGCGAAGGTTGGCGTTTTGAGCTTGTGGGCTCGCGCCTGGACGATCTGCTTTCCGGCAACATGGGGTTGACGGTCAAAGATGGCAAAATTGAATTGCTGTAA
- a CDS encoding aspartate/glutamate racemase family protein, protein MEKLGVIGGMGAEATSYYYDQVVRHTAATCDQEHIDMVVLSKSTMPDRTLAIKTGEHAELLATMKECARALEGLGCAHIAIPCNTSHYFYDQIQSFTKVPIIHMPRESVRYALAGAVMGECEFDPNLSMPSEPVCKIGIMGTDGTVGAGVYGRECEAAGVEVVYPSEKRQADVMSLIYDDVKAGREPDMDKFDRVMWEFARSGCDRVILACTELSVLKKYREMPEITLDAMDVLVRESIIRSGAPYRL, encoded by the coding sequence ATGGAAAAGCTGGGAGTTATCGGCGGCATGGGCGCCGAGGCCACGTCGTATTACTACGACCAGGTCGTGCGTCATACGGCTGCTACCTGTGATCAGGAGCATATCGACATGGTGGTACTTTCCAAGTCGACCATGCCCGACCGTACGCTGGCCATCAAGACCGGCGAGCATGCCGAGCTGCTGGCGACCATGAAGGAATGTGCACGGGCACTCGAGGGGCTGGGCTGTGCTCATATCGCCATTCCCTGCAACACATCGCACTACTTCTACGACCAGATTCAGTCGTTTACCAAGGTGCCGATTATCCACATGCCGCGCGAGTCGGTGCGCTATGCCCTGGCGGGCGCGGTGATGGGGGAGTGCGAGTTCGATCCCAACCTGAGCATGCCGTCCGAGCCGGTGTGCAAGATCGGCATCATGGGCACCGACGGCACCGTGGGTGCAGGCGTCTATGGGCGCGAGTGCGAGGCCGCGGGCGTCGAGGTCGTCTATCCCAGTGAGAAGCGCCAGGCCGACGTGATGTCGCTGATTTATGATGACGTGAAGGCCGGACGCGAGCCCGATATGGACAAGTTTGACCGCGTGATGTGGGAGTTCGCCCGCAGCGGCTGCGACCGCGTCATTCTGGCCTGCACCGAGCTCTCGGTGCTGAAAAAGTACCGAGAGATGCCCGAGATTACCCTTGATGCCATGGACGTCCTGGTGCGCGAATCCATCATCCGCAGCGGCGCCCCCTACCGCCTGTAG